A DNA window from Streptomyces sp. CA-278952 contains the following coding sequences:
- a CDS encoding fumarylacetoacetate hydrolase family protein, with the protein MKLLRVGTAGAERPALLDRDGTLRDLSGIVPDIDGELLADASALARVRAAADAPGVLPALDATGLRIGPPLGRIGKIVCIGLNYHDHAAETGAEIPAEPILFFKAPDTVVGPDDTVLVPRGSRKTDWEVELAVVIGRTARYLETAEEGLAHVAGYATAHDVSEREFQIERGGTWDKGKNCETFNPLGPWLVTADEVPDPQALPLRLWVNGELKQNGTTAEQIFPVGEVVRYLSHFMTLYPGDVINTGTPAGVAMGQPEPKPYLRAGDVVELEVEGLGRQRQELKGA; encoded by the coding sequence TTGAAGCTGCTTCGAGTCGGTACGGCGGGCGCCGAGCGCCCCGCACTTCTCGATCGCGACGGGACTCTGCGTGATCTGTCGGGGATCGTCCCCGACATCGACGGCGAGCTGCTCGCCGACGCCTCCGCGCTCGCCCGGGTACGGGCGGCCGCCGACGCGCCCGGCGTGCTGCCCGCCCTGGACGCGACGGGGCTGCGGATCGGCCCGCCGCTCGGGCGCATCGGCAAGATCGTGTGCATCGGGCTGAACTACCACGACCACGCCGCCGAGACGGGTGCGGAGATCCCGGCGGAGCCGATCCTGTTCTTCAAGGCCCCCGACACCGTCGTCGGGCCCGACGACACGGTCCTGGTGCCGCGCGGCAGCCGCAAGACCGACTGGGAGGTCGAGCTGGCCGTCGTCATCGGGCGCACGGCCCGCTACCTGGAGACGGCCGAGGAGGGCCTCGCGCACGTCGCCGGGTACGCGACGGCGCACGACGTCTCGGAGCGCGAGTTCCAGATCGAGCGCGGCGGCACCTGGGACAAGGGCAAGAACTGCGAGACGTTCAACCCGCTGGGGCCCTGGCTGGTCACCGCCGACGAGGTGCCCGACCCGCAGGCACTGCCGCTGCGGCTCTGGGTCAACGGCGAGCTGAAGCAGAACGGCACCACGGCCGAGCAGATCTTCCCGGTCGGCGAGGTCGTCCGCTACCTCAGCCACTTCATGACGCTCTACCCGGGCGACGTGATCAACACCGGCACGCCCGCCGGGGTCGCGATGGGGCAGCCCGAGCCGAAGCCGTATCTGAGGGCGGGCGATGTGGTGGAGCTGGAGGTGGAGGGGCTCGGCCGGCAGCGGCAGGAGCTGAAGGGGGCGTAG
- a CDS encoding heme-degrading domain-containing protein — MSTISPTVSELIAQERRLTLPHFSYDDAFALGSLLVTLARERHAPVAIDIRRGAQQLFHAALPGSSADNDAWIDRKRRVVERYGESSYLVGTRFRAKGTTFEESSRLDPDTYAAHGGSFPIAVEGAGVIGTVTVSGLPQAEDHAMVVEALERFAATPGA; from the coding sequence ATGAGCACCATCTCTCCCACCGTCTCCGAGCTGATCGCCCAGGAGCGCCGGCTCACCCTCCCGCACTTCTCCTACGACGACGCGTTCGCGCTCGGCAGCCTGCTGGTCACGCTGGCCAGGGAGCGGCACGCACCGGTCGCGATCGACATCCGGCGCGGCGCGCAGCAGCTCTTCCACGCGGCGCTGCCGGGCTCGAGTGCGGACAACGACGCGTGGATCGACCGCAAGCGCAGGGTCGTCGAGCGGTACGGCGAGAGCTCGTACCTGGTGGGCACCCGGTTCCGGGCGAAGGGCACCACGTTCGAGGAGTCCTCGCGCCTGGACCCGGACACGTACGCGGCGCACGGCGGTTCGTTCCCGATCGCGGTGGAGGGGGCGGGCGTGATCGGCACGGTCACGGTGTCCGGGCTGCCGCAGGCCGAGGACCACGCGATGGTGGTCGAGGCGCTGGAGCGGTTCGCGGCGACGCCGGGGGCCTGA
- a CDS encoding Gfo/Idh/MocA family oxidoreductase, with translation MTPNASDASGTPLRVALVGYGLAGSVFHAPLVSATDGLVLDTVVTSNEERRAEALAAFPGVRLAASPDELWERADELDLVVIATPNRTHVPLATAALKAGLPVVVDKPVAGTAAGARELAAFAEERGLLLSVFQNRRWDNDFRTLAGLIADGELGEVQRFESRFERWRPQPKGGWRESGDPEEIGGLLYDLGSHVVDQALVLFGPAVQVYAESDVRRPGAAADDDTFVAITHEGGVRSHLYVSATTAQLGPRFRVLGSKAGYVKYGLDPQEAALREGLRPVAGEPWGEEAQELWGRLGSGESPLTGGGAPVRTLPGDYPAYYAAVAAAVRGAGPNPVTASQAAAALDVLEAARRSAREGVSVTLLPHHDEDQQAQDQQTQDQQTQDQQAKELPA, from the coding sequence ATGACCCCCAACGCCTCCGACGCCTCCGGCACTCCCCTCCGCGTCGCCCTCGTCGGCTACGGCCTGGCCGGCTCCGTCTTCCACGCCCCGCTGGTCTCCGCGACCGACGGGCTGGTCCTCGACACGGTCGTCACGTCGAACGAGGAGCGCAGGGCCGAGGCCCTCGCCGCGTTCCCCGGCGTCCGCCTCGCCGCCTCGCCGGACGAGCTGTGGGAGCGCGCCGACGAGCTGGACCTCGTCGTGATCGCCACCCCGAACAGGACGCACGTCCCGCTGGCGACGGCCGCGCTGAAGGCCGGGCTGCCGGTGGTCGTGGACAAGCCGGTCGCCGGGACGGCCGCCGGGGCGCGCGAGCTCGCGGCTTTCGCCGAGGAGCGCGGGCTCCTGCTCTCGGTCTTCCAGAACCGCCGCTGGGACAACGACTTCCGCACGCTCGCCGGACTGATCGCCGACGGCGAGCTGGGCGAGGTGCAGCGCTTCGAGTCCCGCTTCGAGCGCTGGCGGCCGCAGCCGAAGGGCGGCTGGCGCGAGTCGGGCGACCCGGAGGAGATCGGCGGTCTGCTGTACGACCTGGGCAGCCATGTCGTCGACCAGGCGCTGGTGCTGTTCGGCCCGGCGGTCCAGGTGTACGCCGAGTCCGACGTACGGCGTCCCGGCGCGGCGGCGGACGACGACACCTTCGTCGCGATCACCCACGAAGGCGGGGTCCGCTCGCATCTGTACGTCAGCGCCACCACGGCCCAGCTCGGCCCGCGCTTCCGGGTGCTGGGCTCGAAGGCGGGCTATGTGAAGTACGGCCTGGACCCGCAGGAGGCGGCCCTGCGCGAGGGCCTGCGCCCGGTGGCCGGTGAGCCGTGGGGCGAGGAGGCTCAGGAGCTGTGGGGCCGCCTCGGCTCCGGCGAGTCCCCGCTGACGGGCGGCGGCGCCCCGGTCCGCACGCTGCCCGGCGACTACCCCGCGTACTACGCGGCCGTCGCCGCCGCCGTACGCGGCGCCGGCCCGAACCCGGTCACCGCGTCGCAGGCGGCCGCCGCGCTGGACGTCCTGGAGGCCGCACGCCGTTCGGCGCGCGAAGGCGTCTCCGTCACCCTCCTCCCCCACCACGACGAGGACCAGCAGGCGCAGGACCAGCAGACGCAGGACCAGCAGACGCAGGACCAGCAGGCGAAGGAGCTGCCCGCATGA
- a CDS encoding ROK family transcriptional regulator: MNGSRTKAQAGVGLPALRHHNAALVLDLLRAAGADGISRLELAEGTGLTPQAVSKITARLREDGLAAGAGRRPSTGGKPRTVLRLVPEAQFAVGLHLDRDGLTAVLVDLAGRPVAVTRAPLDLGAPADRVLADAADAVRDLCAAEPHKPVLGVGVAVPGPLDHRDGVLRRVTGFPQWDGYPLRTALAERTGLPVVLDKDTNAAALALALSLDEPRGDFAYLHLGTGLGAGLVLGGEVHRGARTEAGEFGHQTLQLDGPLCGCGGRGCIEALCLAAEARGDRGEAARVLGAGAANLVGLLGIDRVVLGGRVVAADEDAYVRGVRAVIEERSARGGAGAGVTVTVARGGDLPVAEGAAQLVLAPVFGRVGEQVGEPGGGARQGGRWRNETGNETGNETGIEAGGRDGDKTDGQSGDPMNQVGMSTL; this comes from the coding sequence GTGAACGGGAGCCGCACGAAGGCCCAGGCCGGGGTGGGTCTGCCGGCCCTGCGCCACCACAACGCCGCGCTGGTGCTGGATCTGCTGCGGGCCGCCGGGGCGGACGGCATCAGCAGGCTGGAGCTGGCCGAGGGCACCGGTCTCACCCCGCAGGCCGTCAGCAAGATCACCGCCCGGCTGCGGGAGGACGGGCTCGCCGCCGGCGCGGGCCGGCGCCCCTCCACCGGCGGCAAGCCGCGTACCGTGCTGCGGCTCGTCCCCGAGGCGCAGTTCGCCGTCGGGCTGCACCTGGACCGCGACGGGCTCACCGCCGTGCTCGTCGACCTCGCGGGCCGGCCGGTCGCGGTCACCCGCGCGCCCCTCGACCTCGGCGCTCCGGCGGACCGGGTCCTCGCGGACGCGGCGGACGCGGTACGGGACCTGTGCGCTGCCGAACCGCACAAACCGGTGCTCGGCGTCGGCGTCGCCGTGCCCGGCCCGCTGGACCACCGGGACGGCGTGCTGCGCCGGGTCACCGGATTCCCGCAGTGGGACGGGTACCCGCTGCGCACCGCCCTGGCCGAACGGACCGGGCTGCCGGTGGTGCTGGACAAGGACACCAACGCCGCCGCCCTCGCCCTGGCCCTGTCGCTCGACGAGCCGCGCGGCGACTTCGCCTACCTCCACCTCGGTACGGGGCTCGGCGCGGGCCTGGTCCTCGGCGGCGAGGTGCACCGGGGCGCGCGGACGGAGGCGGGCGAATTCGGCCACCAGACCCTCCAGTTGGACGGCCCGCTCTGCGGCTGCGGCGGACGCGGCTGCATCGAGGCGCTGTGCCTGGCCGCCGAGGCGCGCGGCGACCGGGGGGAGGCCGCCCGGGTCCTGGGCGCCGGCGCGGCGAACCTGGTCGGCCTGCTCGGCATCGACCGGGTGGTCCTGGGCGGCAGGGTGGTGGCCGCCGACGAGGACGCGTACGTACGGGGCGTCCGGGCCGTGATCGAGGAGCGGTCAGCGCGGGGCGGGGCGGGCGCGGGCGTGACCGTCACGGTCGCCCGGGGCGGTGACCTGCCGGTCGCGGAGGGCGCGGCGCAGCTGGTGCTCGCGCCGGTGTTCGGACGGGTGGGGGAGCAGGTAGGGGAGCCAGGCGGGGGAGCCAGGCAGGGGGGCAGGTGGAGGAACGAGACGGGGAATGAGACGGGGAACGAGACGGGAATCGAGGCGGGGGGGCGAGACGGGGACAAGACGGACGGGCAGTCGGGTGATCCTATGAATCAAGTCGGCATGTCGACACTCTGA